A part of Citrifermentans bremense genomic DNA contains:
- a CDS encoding alpha/beta fold hydrolase — MPFIETSTGVTLHYQESGAGRPVVFLHGWAMSGRVWRFQNPLEDNFRLIFLDQRGHGQSTTSASYSIDDYAADVVATFDQLALEDAVLVGWSLGVQVALQAFPFVRERLAGLVLVGGTARFTTTDDYPHGKPPVDVKGLGLKLRRDYQKTMGDFFKGMFAEGEMDQAQYQRIVHEIVMGGHSPDTVAAKESLNLLSTVDQRDRLAQVDRPALLVHGELDTICPASASAYMAERMPMARLEVVTGCGHAPFMTQPEGFNAVVRNFIDGLQQ, encoded by the coding sequence ATGCCCTTCATCGAAACATCAACGGGAGTAACCCTTCACTACCAGGAATCAGGAGCCGGACGGCCGGTGGTGTTCCTGCACGGCTGGGCCATGTCCGGACGCGTCTGGCGCTTCCAGAACCCCCTCGAAGACAACTTTCGCCTGATCTTCCTTGACCAGCGCGGCCACGGACAGTCGACCACCTCTGCCAGCTACAGCATCGACGACTACGCAGCGGACGTTGTGGCCACCTTTGACCAGCTCGCCCTGGAAGACGCCGTCCTCGTAGGGTGGTCGCTCGGGGTGCAGGTGGCGTTGCAGGCCTTTCCTTTTGTGAGGGAGCGCCTTGCCGGACTGGTGCTGGTGGGGGGGACCGCCCGTTTCACCACGACTGACGATTACCCGCATGGGAAACCGCCGGTAGACGTGAAGGGGCTGGGCCTCAAGTTGCGGCGCGACTACCAAAAGACCATGGGGGATTTCTTCAAGGGGATGTTCGCCGAGGGGGAGATGGACCAGGCGCAGTACCAGCGTATCGTGCACGAGATCGTGATGGGCGGCCACTCCCCCGACACAGTGGCGGCGAAGGAGTCGCTGAACCTCCTGTCGACGGTGGACCAGCGGGACCGGCTGGCCCAGGTGGACCGCCCGGCGCTGCTGGTGCACGGCGAGCTGGACACCATCTGCCCTGCTTCGGCATCGGCCTACATGGCGGAGCGTATGCCCATGGCAAGGCTGGAAGTTGTCACCGGCTGTGGCCACGCGCCCTTTATGACGCAGCCGGAGGGGTTCAACGCAGTGGTGAGGAACTTCATCGACGGGTTGCAGCAGTAA
- a CDS encoding sterol desaturase family protein: MARRSDLKKSELPRWLNTALIFGTMAVVAVMELKRQLRKEREDKVVRNARNATFALLSAATVGLAEKPVVAPLALAVHKKNLGLLKLFRLPVWADLLLSVLLLDYTLYIWHYLTHKVPFLWRFHRPHHVDRDLDASTALRFHFGELMLSVPWRAAQVRLIGVSPFGLALWQTLTLMEILFHHSNLRLPLALERRLCRFIVTPRMHGIHHSAVQGETDSNWGTICSWPDYLHGTVRLNVLQDSVDIGVIGYQDPEQLTLGKVMAMPFQPEIKAVAPQRRPLPVPRTVLAP, from the coding sequence ATGGCCAGAAGATCCGATCTCAAGAAAAGTGAACTTCCCAGATGGCTCAACACGGCACTGATTTTCGGCACCATGGCTGTCGTGGCCGTCATGGAATTGAAGCGGCAGCTCAGGAAGGAACGGGAGGACAAGGTGGTCCGCAACGCGCGAAACGCCACCTTCGCCCTGCTGTCTGCGGCGACGGTCGGCCTCGCGGAGAAGCCGGTCGTGGCGCCGCTGGCCCTGGCGGTGCACAAGAAAAATCTCGGGCTCTTGAAGCTGTTCCGGCTCCCGGTCTGGGCTGATCTGCTGCTTTCCGTGCTGCTGCTCGACTACACCCTGTATATCTGGCACTACCTGACCCACAAGGTGCCTTTTTTGTGGCGCTTTCACCGCCCCCACCATGTGGACCGGGACCTCGACGCCAGCACGGCGCTCCGTTTTCACTTCGGCGAGTTGATGCTGTCGGTCCCCTGGCGCGCCGCCCAGGTGCGCCTGATCGGCGTCTCTCCGTTTGGGCTTGCCCTTTGGCAGACGCTCACCCTGATGGAGATCTTGTTCCACCACTCCAACCTGCGGCTCCCCTTAGCCTTGGAGCGCCGCCTCTGCCGGTTCATCGTCACCCCCAGGATGCACGGGATCCATCACTCGGCGGTGCAGGGGGAAACCGATTCCAACTGGGGCACCATCTGCTCCTGGCCCGATTACCTGCACGGGACCGTGCGGCTGAACGTCCTGCAGGACAGTGTAGACATAGGTGTGATCGGCTACCAGGACCCGGAGCAGCTTACCCTCGGCAAGGTGATGGCGATGCCGTTTCAGCCCGAAATCAAGGCGGTCGCCCCGCAGCGGCGGCCCTTGCCCGTCCCGAGAACCGTGCTGGCGCCGTGA
- a CDS encoding M48 metallopeptidase family protein — protein sequence MRGLKYLAGYSESVTSKVERLIADNKLGSVLLAKYPTPHQVRTDRALYDFTVAIKNEFLRKSQPLSKVSYDPKISVINHALGLHAFVSRVQGAKLTAKHEIKIAALFKLAPVEFLRMIVVHELAHLKEKEHNKAFYQLCEYMEPAYHQLEFDTRLYLTHLDSHGPLYQAP from the coding sequence ATGCGTGGACTGAAATATCTCGCCGGTTATTCCGAAAGCGTCACCAGCAAGGTGGAGCGGCTGATAGCCGACAACAAGTTAGGTAGCGTGCTGCTCGCGAAATACCCCACCCCGCACCAGGTCAGGACCGACCGCGCCCTCTACGACTTCACCGTCGCCATCAAGAACGAGTTCCTGCGCAAATCGCAACCGCTTAGCAAGGTAAGCTACGACCCGAAGATCAGCGTGATAAACCACGCCCTCGGACTCCATGCGTTCGTGTCGCGGGTGCAGGGGGCGAAGCTCACGGCAAAGCACGAGATAAAGATCGCCGCACTCTTCAAACTGGCGCCGGTGGAGTTCCTGAGGATGATCGTGGTCCATGAGCTCGCCCACCTGAAGGAGAAGGAGCACAACAAGGCCTTTTACCAGCTCTGCGAGTACATGGAACCTGCCTACCACCAGCTTGAGTTCGACACAAGACTTTACCTGACCCACCTCGATTCACACGGCCCACTGTACCAAGCCCCCTGA
- a CDS encoding ABC transporter ATP-binding protein, with amino-acid sequence MSSLLEVKNLYKSYGEAAAKVEVLKGIDLTVEPGDTIALVGPSGAGKSTLLHIMGTIDRPTSGEVLFDGQPVFALGDQPLAAFRNRSIGFVFQFHHLLPEFSALENVMMPLLIGGEKRSKVEGRARELLSDVGLAHRVTHRPGELSGGEQQRVAIARALVRQPRLLLADEPTGNLDMKTSHEVHELLYSIQRSTGISLVIVTHNEQLAAGMNRTIRVVDGKILE; translated from the coding sequence ATGAGTAGCCTTCTCGAGGTGAAGAACCTCTACAAGTCCTACGGGGAAGCCGCGGCCAAGGTGGAGGTCCTGAAGGGAATCGACCTCACAGTCGAGCCGGGGGACACCATTGCCCTGGTGGGCCCCTCCGGCGCCGGGAAAAGCACGCTGCTGCACATCATGGGGACCATCGACCGTCCCACAAGCGGAGAGGTGCTCTTCGACGGGCAGCCGGTCTTCGCGCTCGGGGACCAGCCGCTGGCCGCCTTCAGGAACCGCTCCATCGGCTTCGTGTTCCAGTTCCACCACCTCCTGCCCGAGTTCTCGGCGCTGGAGAACGTGATGATGCCGCTTCTGATCGGCGGCGAGAAGAGGTCCAAGGTGGAGGGGCGCGCCCGCGAGCTTTTGAGCGACGTGGGGCTCGCGCACCGGGTCACCCACCGGCCGGGCGAGCTTTCCGGAGGCGAGCAGCAGCGCGTGGCCATCGCGCGGGCGCTGGTGCGGCAGCCGAGGCTGCTTCTGGCCGACGAGCCTACCGGCAACCTCGACATGAAGACCAGCCACGAGGTGCACGAACTGCTCTACTCGATACAGCGCAGTACCGGGATCTCCCTGGTGATCGTCACCCACAACGAGCAGCTGGCCGCGGGGATGAACCGCACCATCCGCGTGGTCGACGGCAAGATCTTGGAATAA
- a CDS encoding RCC1 domain-containing protein has translation MQTCRRFMLHICAGLLTVAAFSGCGGSSNSDTIPTTVSIFNAHSVIFRNNTAMTMGYNDFGQLGDGTLDNRDLPTIVPGLGHMDKAAAGAEHTLAFRNNTSVVMAWGYNVYSQLGNSSVSTSANTGFSSRPVKAQLERPVTDVAAGAFHSLAVANNSVWAWGYNVYGQVGDDSTTEKVSIPVKLDKDIAGGALPAIAVQVAGGGLHSLALFNDGSVYAWGSNAVGQIGVAPADSILYKRPKKVAGLSHITMIAAGNKFNLALEETPVTGGTQQRLWAWGYGAAGQLGQDPAGTGLTQLTAGDPNTAYSATPVVVPGTTVTIADGNTEVIKSISAGLDHALLLVGGQGHALGDPTHKVRSIGFNFYGQLGNNMLPTPSGKLTTTSSFELVYTLNSSGTGELTGVSEIKAFGNHSLAKANGVWYGWGDNNMGQLGNPAPFSSAGNPKIPVPVRGL, from the coding sequence ATGCAAACCTGCAGGCGTTTCATGCTCCATATCTGCGCCGGGCTTCTGACTGTCGCGGCATTTTCCGGCTGCGGTGGATCCAGCAACAGCGATACCATTCCCACCACGGTGAGCATCTTCAACGCCCACAGTGTTATCTTCAGAAACAACACCGCGATGACCATGGGGTACAACGACTTCGGGCAGCTGGGAGACGGCACCCTGGACAACCGCGACCTCCCCACCATCGTGCCGGGGCTTGGCCACATGGACAAGGCGGCCGCGGGCGCTGAGCACACGCTTGCCTTCAGGAACAACACCTCGGTGGTCATGGCCTGGGGGTACAACGTTTACAGCCAGCTCGGCAACTCCTCGGTCTCTACCTCCGCCAACACCGGGTTCAGCTCCAGGCCGGTCAAGGCGCAGCTGGAGCGTCCGGTAACCGACGTCGCCGCGGGGGCCTTCCATTCCCTCGCCGTCGCCAACAACTCCGTATGGGCCTGGGGCTACAACGTGTACGGCCAGGTCGGCGACGACAGCACGACCGAAAAGGTGTCGATTCCGGTGAAACTGGATAAAGACATCGCCGGCGGCGCGCTGCCGGCCATAGCCGTGCAGGTCGCCGGCGGCGGGCTCCACTCGCTTGCCCTCTTCAATGACGGCTCTGTCTACGCCTGGGGGAGCAACGCCGTCGGCCAGATAGGTGTGGCCCCCGCCGACTCGATCCTCTACAAGAGGCCGAAGAAGGTGGCTGGGCTCTCGCACATCACCATGATCGCCGCCGGGAACAAGTTCAACCTGGCGCTGGAGGAGACACCCGTCACCGGGGGTACCCAGCAGAGGCTCTGGGCGTGGGGGTACGGCGCTGCCGGTCAACTCGGACAGGACCCCGCCGGAACCGGTCTCACCCAGCTGACAGCAGGCGATCCCAACACGGCGTACAGCGCCACGCCGGTTGTCGTGCCGGGGACCACCGTGACCATAGCCGACGGCAACACCGAGGTCATCAAGTCAATCTCCGCCGGCCTCGACCATGCGCTGCTTCTCGTCGGCGGCCAGGGGCACGCCCTCGGGGACCCGACCCACAAGGTGCGCTCCATAGGGTTCAACTTCTACGGGCAGCTCGGGAACAACATGCTTCCCACCCCGTCGGGAAAACTGACCACGACCAGCAGCTTCGAGCTGGTATACACCCTGAACTCCTCCGGGACCGGCGAGCTCACCGGCGTCAGCGAGATCAAGGCCTTCGGCAACCATTCCCTCGCCAAGGCGAACGGGGTCTGGTACGGCTGGGGAGACAACAACATGGGGCAGCTGGGGAATCCGGCTCCATTTTCCTCCGCCGGAAACCCGAAGATTCCGGTGCCGGTGCGGGGTCTGTAG
- a CDS encoding methyltransferase domain-containing protein — translation MAAEIDRQKVRDSFHRQANDYDCHAVVQCRVVAKVVDMLQAQQLTPARILDVGAGTGRLLGRVTELYPEASAVGADLAPGMCRAAAENLAGKRVQMVNADAENLPFAPESFDLVLSTSTYQWLSSLDQAFGEARRVLAPRGLFCFALFGEKTLFELRDSYRSALSGGADRSHSFFSKSEVEEALQRVGFTGATVTSELEVEMHPDVPELLRSLKRIGAGSTAPVAASGLSERRIMLDMMAAYRKEFGAKDGIPATYEVIYGLARKPG, via the coding sequence ATGGCGGCAGAGATAGACAGGCAGAAGGTACGGGATTCTTTTCACCGGCAGGCGAACGACTACGATTGCCACGCGGTGGTGCAGTGCCGGGTGGTGGCAAAAGTGGTGGATATGCTGCAGGCGCAGCAGCTGACCCCGGCGCGGATTCTGGATGTAGGCGCCGGGACCGGCCGTCTGCTGGGGAGGGTGACGGAACTCTATCCCGAAGCGAGCGCAGTCGGAGCCGATCTGGCCCCCGGGATGTGCCGCGCGGCCGCCGAGAACCTCGCCGGCAAACGGGTGCAGATGGTTAACGCGGACGCGGAAAATCTTCCCTTTGCCCCGGAAAGCTTCGACCTGGTTCTCTCCACCTCGACCTACCAATGGCTCTCCTCGCTGGACCAGGCTTTCGGCGAGGCGCGTCGCGTACTCGCGCCGCGAGGGCTTTTTTGCTTCGCACTCTTCGGCGAGAAAACGCTCTTCGAGCTGCGGGATTCCTACCGGAGCGCCTTAAGCGGCGGAGCCGACCGCAGCCACAGCTTCTTCTCCAAATCGGAGGTCGAGGAGGCGCTGCAAAGGGTAGGTTTTACCGGCGCCACGGTAACCTCGGAGCTGGAGGTCGAGATGCACCCCGACGTGCCGGAGCTGCTCCGCTCGCTCAAGCGGATCGGTGCCGGATCAACCGCGCCGGTCGCCGCCAGTGGACTATCGGAGCGGCGCATCATGCTGGACATGATGGCGGCCTACCGGAAGGAGTTCGGAGCCAAGGACGGCATCCCGGCAACCTATGAGGTAATCTACGGCCTCGCCCGCAAACCAGGGTAA
- the lysS gene encoding lysine--tRNA ligase, which produces MEELSELLLQRRRKVDALWEAGINPYPNDYRPQHTSADLRAAYGDKEVIEEQPQSFVVAGRILMRRSFGKAAFVQVQDRKGRMQLYVKKDTVGEELFAEFENYDIGDIIGATGTPFRTKTGELSLAVSELRLLTKSLLPLPEKFHGLTDVETRYRQRYVDLIVSPDVREVFYKRSRVIQLIRDFMTRNDFLEVETPMMQPIPGGATAKPFVTHHNALDMELFLRIAPELYLKRLVVGGFERVFEINRNFRNEGISVRHNPEFTMMEFYQAYATFEDLMNYTEELLCHVTQELLGTLDFTYGGEPISFQRPWRRFTVKEAILEYGDIDAKSLEDRDLAYAYAQKIGLELPEDVGYGKLITEIFEEVAETKLIQPTFITNYPTEVSPLSRKNDHDPDYVDRFEFFCAGREMANAFSELNDPRDQKERFLAQVAAKDKGDEEAHYMDEDYIRALEYGLPPTAGEGIGIDRLVMLLTDSPSIRDVILFPQLRKEAK; this is translated from the coding sequence ATGGAAGAGTTGAGCGAGCTGCTGCTGCAGAGAAGACGTAAGGTAGATGCATTGTGGGAGGCGGGGATCAACCCGTACCCGAACGATTACAGGCCGCAGCACACCTCGGCCGATCTGCGCGCCGCCTACGGCGACAAGGAAGTCATCGAGGAGCAGCCGCAGAGCTTCGTGGTCGCCGGCCGCATCCTTATGCGCCGCTCTTTCGGCAAGGCGGCCTTTGTGCAGGTGCAGGACCGCAAGGGTCGCATGCAGCTCTACGTCAAGAAGGACACCGTGGGCGAGGAGCTCTTCGCCGAGTTCGAAAACTACGACATAGGCGACATCATCGGCGCCACCGGCACCCCTTTCCGCACCAAGACCGGCGAGCTTTCCTTAGCCGTCAGCGAACTGCGCCTTCTGACCAAGTCGCTATTGCCGCTTCCCGAGAAGTTCCACGGGCTCACCGACGTGGAGACCCGTTACCGCCAGCGCTACGTCGACCTGATCGTCTCCCCGGACGTGCGCGAGGTGTTCTACAAGCGCTCCCGCGTCATCCAGCTTATCCGCGATTTCATGACCAGGAACGACTTCCTGGAAGTGGAAACCCCGATGATGCAGCCGATCCCCGGCGGCGCCACCGCGAAGCCATTCGTCACGCACCATAACGCGCTGGACATGGAGCTATTCCTGCGCATCGCCCCCGAGCTCTACCTGAAAAGGCTCGTGGTCGGCGGCTTCGAGCGCGTCTTCGAGATCAACCGCAACTTCAGAAACGAAGGGATCTCGGTGCGCCACAACCCCGAGTTCACCATGATGGAGTTCTACCAGGCCTACGCCACCTTCGAGGACCTGATGAACTACACCGAGGAGCTCCTCTGCCACGTGACCCAGGAACTTCTGGGGACCCTCGACTTCACTTACGGCGGCGAGCCGATCAGCTTCCAGCGCCCTTGGCGCCGCTTCACCGTCAAGGAGGCGATCCTCGAGTACGGCGACATCGACGCGAAAAGCCTGGAGGACCGGGACTTGGCCTACGCCTACGCGCAGAAGATCGGCCTGGAACTCCCCGAGGACGTTGGGTACGGCAAGCTGATCACCGAGATCTTCGAGGAGGTCGCCGAGACCAAGCTGATCCAGCCGACCTTCATCACCAACTACCCGACCGAGGTCTCGCCCCTTTCCAGGAAGAACGACCACGACCCGGACTACGTCGACCGCTTCGAGTTCTTCTGCGCCGGGCGCGAGATGGCCAACGCCTTCTCCGAGCTGAACGACCCGCGCGACCAGAAGGAGCGCTTCCTGGCCCAGGTTGCCGCCAAGGACAAGGGGGACGAGGAGGCGCACTACATGGACGAGGACTACATCCGCGCCCTGGAGTACGGCCTTCCGCCGACAGCCGGCGAGGGGATCGGCATCGACCGCCTGGTCATGCTCCTGACCGACTCCCCGTCCATCCGCGACGTCATCCTGTTCCCGCAGCTAAGGAAAGAGGCGAAATAA
- the bioF gene encoding 8-amino-7-oxononanoate synthase, which yields MQTFAEELEALRAEGLYRSMRVVKGAQGSRVELDGKQVLMLCSNNYLGLADHPELRSAAVFGVAFGVGSGASRLVSGTMELHDKLEERIASFKGTEKALLFNSGYAANTGIVSALVGRGDAIFSDRLNHASIIDGALLSRADLHRYPHRDTAALERLLRDKGGNGRRLIVTDGVFSMDGDIAPLQDLVRLAKQYGALLMVDDAHGTGVLGATGRGSGELMGVMDGIDIHMGTLGKGLGSFGAYAAASATICEYLVNKARSFIFSTSLPPAVLAASIAAIELVDSPQGKELREKLAANTALFKEKLAQAGFDTMGSETQIVPIFVGPADATMEFSKELLERGIFVQGIRPPTVPSGSCRLRCTIMATHEPGELEEAAGIIAEVGKKLGVV from the coding sequence GTGCAGACATTTGCTGAAGAGCTTGAAGCCCTGCGGGCGGAGGGACTGTACCGCAGCATGAGGGTGGTAAAAGGCGCACAGGGAAGTCGGGTGGAGCTGGACGGGAAGCAGGTCCTCATGCTCTGCTCCAACAACTACCTGGGGCTTGCCGACCACCCGGAGCTGAGGAGCGCCGCCGTCTTCGGCGTCGCGTTCGGCGTAGGAAGCGGCGCCTCCCGGCTGGTTTCCGGGACCATGGAACTGCACGACAAGCTCGAGGAGCGGATCGCGTCGTTCAAGGGGACCGAGAAGGCGCTTTTGTTCAATTCCGGCTACGCAGCCAACACCGGGATCGTCTCGGCGTTGGTTGGGCGCGGCGACGCCATCTTCTCGGACCGGCTCAATCACGCCAGCATAATCGATGGCGCTCTCCTCTCCCGGGCCGATTTGCACCGCTACCCGCACCGGGACACGGCGGCCCTGGAGCGGTTGCTGCGCGATAAAGGGGGAAACGGCAGGCGTCTCATCGTCACCGACGGGGTGTTCAGCATGGACGGCGACATCGCCCCGTTGCAGGACCTCGTGCGGCTGGCCAAGCAATACGGCGCCCTGCTCATGGTAGACGACGCCCACGGCACGGGCGTTCTTGGCGCGACCGGACGCGGCAGCGGCGAACTTATGGGCGTCATGGACGGGATCGACATCCACATGGGGACCCTGGGCAAGGGGCTTGGCAGCTTCGGCGCCTACGCGGCCGCGTCCGCCACCATCTGCGAATACCTGGTGAACAAGGCTCGCAGCTTCATCTTCTCCACCTCGCTCCCCCCTGCCGTGCTGGCCGCCTCCATCGCGGCGATCGAACTGGTGGATTCGCCTCAAGGAAAAGAGCTGAGGGAGAAACTCGCGGCCAACACCGCACTCTTCAAGGAGAAGCTGGCGCAGGCGGGCTTCGACACCATGGGGAGCGAGACGCAGATTGTCCCCATCTTCGTGGGACCGGCCGACGCCACCATGGAGTTCAGCAAGGAGCTTCTGGAGCGGGGGATCTTCGTGCAGGGGATCAGGCCGCCCACGGTCCCTTCGGGAAGCTGCCGGCTACGCTGCACCATCATGGCGACACACGAACCGGGCGAACTCGAAGAGGCCGCGGGGATCATCGCCGAGGTCGGGAAGAAGCTCGGGGTGGTTTAA
- the ettA gene encoding energy-dependent translational throttle protein EttA has translation MALDPNKVIYSMIGVSKFYDKKPVLKDIYLSYFYGAKIGVLGLNGSGKSSLLKILAGVDKEFNGKTILSPGYTVGYLAQEPQLDPNKTVRQCVEEGVQEIVDLMNEFNEINMKFGEEMSDADMEKLCDRQAKVQEKLDHFDAWDLDSRLELAMDALRCPPPETNVANLSGGEKRRVALCRLLLQKPDILLLDEPTNHLDAESVAWLEQHLQRYAGTIIAVTHDRYFLDNVAGWILELDRGQGIPWQGNYSSWLEQKEKRLAQEEKTESERQKTLKRELEWIRMSPKGRHAKGKARINSYEDLLNTESEKRGRDLEIYIPPGPRLGGVVVEAENVAKGYGDKLLVEGMEFRLPPGGIVGVIGPNGAGKTTLFRMITGEEKPDSGTFKIGETVKLAYVDQSRDALDPEQTIWEAISGGQEQLQLGKQLVNSRAYVARFNFSGADQQKKLGMLSGGERNRVHLAKMLKEGGNVILLDEPTNDLDVNTMRALEEALENFAGCAVVISHDRWFLDRIATHILAFEGDSKVVWFEGNYSEYEEDRHARLGTAADQPHRIMYRQLTRV, from the coding sequence ATGGCGCTAGACCCGAACAAGGTCATTTACTCCATGATCGGAGTGAGCAAGTTTTACGACAAGAAACCGGTGCTGAAGGACATCTACCTCTCCTACTTCTACGGCGCCAAGATCGGCGTCCTCGGTCTGAACGGCTCCGGCAAGAGTTCGCTGCTGAAGATCCTGGCCGGAGTGGACAAGGAGTTCAACGGCAAGACCATCCTCTCCCCGGGATACACCGTAGGCTACCTGGCACAGGAGCCGCAGCTCGACCCGAACAAGACGGTGCGCCAGTGCGTCGAGGAAGGGGTGCAGGAGATCGTCGACCTGATGAACGAGTTCAACGAGATCAACATGAAATTCGGCGAGGAGATGAGCGACGCCGACATGGAGAAGCTCTGCGACCGCCAGGCCAAGGTGCAGGAGAAGCTGGACCACTTCGACGCCTGGGATCTGGACAGCCGCCTCGAGCTCGCCATGGACGCGCTGCGCTGCCCTCCCCCGGAGACCAACGTGGCGAACCTCTCCGGCGGCGAGAAGAGGCGCGTGGCGCTTTGCCGGCTCCTTTTGCAGAAGCCTGACATCCTGCTCCTGGACGAGCCGACCAACCACCTGGACGCGGAGTCCGTCGCCTGGCTGGAGCAGCACCTGCAGCGCTACGCCGGCACCATCATCGCCGTAACGCACGACCGCTACTTCCTGGACAACGTGGCAGGCTGGATACTGGAGCTCGACCGCGGCCAGGGGATCCCGTGGCAGGGGAACTACTCTTCCTGGCTGGAGCAGAAGGAAAAGCGGCTGGCGCAGGAGGAGAAGACCGAGAGCGAGCGCCAGAAGACCCTCAAGCGCGAGCTGGAGTGGATCAGGATGTCGCCTAAGGGGCGCCACGCCAAGGGGAAGGCGCGCATCAACTCCTACGAGGACTTGCTGAACACCGAGAGCGAGAAGCGTGGGCGCGACCTGGAGATCTACATTCCGCCGGGGCCGCGCCTGGGCGGGGTCGTGGTCGAGGCCGAGAACGTAGCCAAGGGGTACGGCGACAAGCTCCTGGTCGAGGGGATGGAGTTCCGGCTCCCCCCCGGCGGCATCGTCGGCGTGATCGGCCCGAACGGCGCCGGCAAGACCACCTTGTTCCGCATGATCACCGGCGAGGAGAAGCCTGATTCGGGCACCTTCAAGATCGGCGAAACGGTGAAGCTTGCCTACGTCGACCAGAGCAGGGACGCGCTCGACCCGGAGCAGACCATCTGGGAGGCGATTTCCGGCGGACAGGAGCAGTTGCAACTGGGCAAGCAGCTGGTGAACTCCCGCGCCTACGTGGCGCGGTTCAACTTCTCCGGCGCCGATCAGCAGAAGAAGCTCGGTATGCTCTCCGGCGGCGAGAGAAACCGCGTCCACCTGGCGAAGATGCTGAAGGAGGGCGGCAACGTAATACTCCTAGACGAACCGACCAACGACCTGGACGTGAACACCATGCGGGCGCTTGAGGAGGCCCTGGAGAACTTCGCCGGCTGCGCCGTGGTCATCTCCCACGACCGCTGGTTCCTGGACCGCATCGCCACCCACATCCTCGCCTTCGAGGGGGACAGCAAGGTGGTCTGGTTCGAGGGTAACTACTCAGAGTACGAGGAAGACCGCCACGCGCGTCTTGGAACCGCGGCAGACCAGCCGCACCGGATCATGTACCGGCAGCTGACCAGGGTTTAG
- a CDS encoding lipoprotein-releasing ABC transporter permease subunit: protein MPFELFIGLRYLKAKRKSTFISLITLISVAGVALGVMALIIVLAVMTGFEEDLKDKILGTNAHIVVLNGLGAVQDYPQVIKKLEGMDGVVAATPFIYNQVMLSTGKNVSGVVLRGIDVKSDARVTNLHKSMVEGKLETLENEVGKTPGVVIGKELAKNLGLFLGDTVDVISPMGNITPLGMMPKLNRFRITGIFNTGMFEYDSTLAYVSLKEAQQFLGLGDVVTGVQLKVRDVYKTGELAQKINQELGPPYHARDWMQMNKNILFALKTEKSVMFIILTLIVLVAAFGIASTLFMVVMEKTRDIAILKSMGATSRSIMRIFVFEGVIIGVLGTVIGVLGGLLVALNLEPIVTFVQKVTGFELFSKDIYYLDHFPSQVIPSDVVLISITAVLISFAATLYPSWAASRMAPAEALRYE from the coding sequence ATGCCCTTTGAGCTCTTCATAGGGCTGCGCTACCTGAAGGCCAAGCGCAAATCCACCTTCATCTCCCTGATCACCCTGATCTCCGTGGCCGGCGTGGCCCTGGGGGTCATGGCGCTCATCATCGTCCTCGCCGTGATGACGGGGTTCGAGGAGGACCTGAAGGACAAGATCCTCGGGACCAACGCGCACATCGTGGTCCTGAACGGGCTCGGTGCTGTGCAGGACTACCCCCAGGTCATCAAGAAGCTGGAAGGGATGGACGGCGTGGTAGCCGCGACCCCTTTCATCTACAACCAGGTCATGCTCTCCACCGGCAAGAACGTCTCCGGCGTGGTGCTGCGCGGCATCGACGTGAAGAGCGACGCCCGCGTCACCAACCTGCACAAGTCCATGGTGGAGGGGAAACTGGAGACCCTGGAGAACGAGGTCGGCAAGACCCCGGGGGTGGTGATAGGGAAGGAGCTCGCCAAGAACCTGGGGCTCTTTCTGGGGGACACGGTTGACGTGATCTCGCCCATGGGGAACATCACGCCGCTCGGCATGATGCCCAAGCTGAACCGCTTCCGCATCACCGGCATCTTCAACACCGGCATGTTCGAGTACGACTCGACCCTCGCCTACGTCTCGCTCAAGGAGGCCCAGCAGTTCCTGGGGCTGGGCGACGTGGTGACCGGGGTCCAGCTCAAGGTGCGGGACGTCTACAAGACCGGCGAACTGGCGCAAAAGATCAACCAGGAGCTCGGTCCCCCGTACCATGCCCGCGACTGGATGCAGATGAACAAGAACATCCTCTTCGCGCTGAAGACTGAAAAGAGCGTGATGTTCATCATCCTGACCCTGATCGTGCTGGTGGCCGCCTTCGGCATCGCCTCCACGCTCTTCATGGTGGTCATGGAGAAGACCCGCGACATCGCCATCCTGAAGTCGATGGGGGCGACCAGCCGCAGCATCATGCGCATCTTCGTCTTCGAGGGGGTCATCATCGGCGTCCTCGGCACCGTGATCGGCGTCCTGGGAGGGCTGCTGGTGGCGCTCAACCTGGAGCCGATCGTGACCTTCGTGCAGAAGGTGACCGGGTTCGAGCTGTTCAGCAAGGACATCTACTACCTGGACCACTTCCCCTCCCAGGTGATCCCGTCGGACGTGGTGCTGATCAGCATCACGGCGGTCCTGATCTCCTTTGCCGCGACGCTCTACCCCTCCTGGGCCGCCTCGCGCATGGCCCCGGCGGAGGCGCTCCGCTATGAGTAG